The following are from one region of the Natrinema sp. HArc-T2 genome:
- a CDS encoding DUF354 domain-containing protein — translation MRYLFFTNTPAHVHLYKHAVRSLRDDGHEVRVLARDYTCTTDLLEWYDLPYEVYGYCGTSKQSLLSRLPAHYVRAIRQARRFDPDLIFGMGGYAAHTGAMVRTPTVLLIDSEPASFDHAISTPFARAILTPNTFQKDLGENHYVFSGLKECAYLHPEIYESNPSIRDRLGVAPDEPYVILRLNAFGSQHDVGKDGITHEQCHQLIERLSDDATILVSDEGKDVDLEGLPARSFDLHPALIHDALAEATLLIADTQTMVTEAALLGTPAIRSNSFVGDSDMGNFVELENQGLIHNVARFADIVDLSTTLLRDEGIDEEWTRRRNAFLSDKANLTELLVDVATARGRVDDLDAVRQFSRGTPPESKPPVGVGSD, via the coding sequence ATGAGATATCTGTTCTTCACGAACACGCCAGCACACGTTCACCTGTACAAACACGCCGTCCGGTCCCTGCGTGATGACGGCCACGAGGTCCGCGTCCTCGCTCGAGATTACACCTGCACGACTGACCTCCTCGAGTGGTACGATCTGCCCTACGAGGTCTACGGCTACTGTGGGACGTCGAAACAGTCGCTGCTGAGTCGCCTGCCGGCTCACTACGTCCGCGCGATCCGGCAGGCGAGGCGGTTCGATCCGGATCTGATCTTCGGAATGGGTGGATATGCGGCACATACGGGTGCGATGGTCCGAACGCCGACGGTGTTGCTCATCGATTCCGAACCGGCGTCGTTCGACCACGCGATTTCGACGCCGTTCGCTCGCGCCATCCTCACACCGAATACGTTCCAGAAGGACCTCGGGGAGAACCACTACGTGTTTTCGGGCCTGAAAGAGTGCGCGTATCTCCATCCGGAGATCTACGAATCGAACCCCTCGATTCGTGACCGACTCGGCGTCGCCCCCGACGAACCGTACGTGATCCTCCGACTCAACGCGTTCGGCTCACAACACGACGTGGGCAAAGACGGAATCACCCACGAGCAGTGCCACCAGCTCATCGAGCGACTGAGCGACGACGCGACGATCCTTGTCTCCGACGAGGGCAAGGATGTCGATCTCGAGGGCCTCCCGGCACGGTCGTTCGACCTCCATCCCGCCCTCATCCACGACGCGCTCGCGGAGGCGACGTTGTTGATCGCTGACACGCAGACGATGGTCACCGAGGCGGCGCTGCTCGGGACACCGGCGATTCGATCCAACTCGTTTGTCGGCGACTCCGATATGGGGAACTTCGTCGAGCTCGAGAACCAGGGATTGATTCACAACGTGGCTCGCTTCGCCGATATCGTCGATCTCTCGACGACGTTGCTTCGCGACGAGGGTATCGACGAGGAGTGGACGCGGCGACGAAACGCCTTCCTCTCGGACAAGGCGAATCTCACGGAATTGCTCGTCGACGTCGCGACGGCACGTGGTCGTGTCGACGACCTCGACGCAGTCCGCCAGTTCAGTCGGGGGACGCCGCCCGAATCGAAGCCACCTGTTGGCGTCGGCAGCGATTGA
- a CDS encoding sugar phosphate nucleotidyltransferase, with amino-acid sequence MKAIVLAGGYATRLWPITRHRPKMFLPIGDATVIDRIFTQLEADDRIDEVFVSTNQKFAGHFREYIADSRFEKLTLTVEETTAETQKLGVVGALAQLVDREAIDEDTVVIAGDNLLSFDVGEFVDFFQRAAAPCIAAYDVETVERASSYGVVELAGERVTDFQEKPQTPNSTLVSIACYGFPAETLDQLETYLEAGNNPDEPGWFVKWLQEREDAFAFTFDDAWFDIGTPESYLDALAWSLDGRTHVAESATVEGATLEENVQVMADAAVIDTRLEHSVVFPNTTIRDCEIRSSIIDRETTLTELNLQDALIGAHTRICNGEGPADPRSD; translated from the coding sequence ATGAAGGCAATCGTTCTCGCAGGCGGGTATGCGACGCGATTATGGCCGATCACGAGGCATCGCCCGAAGATGTTCCTTCCGATCGGCGACGCAACCGTCATTGACCGGATCTTCACCCAACTCGAGGCGGACGATCGGATCGACGAGGTGTTCGTCAGTACGAACCAGAAGTTCGCGGGTCACTTCCGCGAGTACATCGCCGACAGCCGGTTCGAGAAGCTGACGCTGACGGTCGAGGAGACGACTGCCGAGACCCAGAAACTCGGCGTCGTCGGTGCTCTGGCACAACTGGTCGACCGAGAGGCGATCGACGAGGACACCGTGGTGATCGCAGGAGACAACCTGCTCAGTTTCGACGTGGGCGAGTTCGTCGACTTCTTCCAACGTGCCGCCGCACCCTGCATCGCGGCCTACGACGTGGAAACCGTCGAGCGAGCGTCGTCCTATGGCGTCGTCGAACTGGCGGGCGAGCGCGTGACCGACTTTCAGGAGAAACCCCAGACCCCGAATAGTACCCTCGTCTCGATCGCTTGTTACGGGTTCCCAGCCGAAACGCTCGATCAGCTGGAGACGTATCTCGAGGCGGGGAACAATCCCGACGAACCCGGCTGGTTCGTCAAGTGGCTGCAGGAACGCGAAGACGCCTTTGCGTTCACCTTCGACGACGCCTGGTTCGACATCGGGACACCCGAGAGTTACCTGGATGCATTGGCGTGGTCCCTTGACGGTCGAACGCACGTCGCCGAGAGTGCGACTGTGGAGGGAGCAACGCTCGAGGAGAACGTCCAGGTCATGGCCGACGCAGCGGTGATCGATACGCGCCTTGAGCACTCGGTCGTCTTCCCGAACACGACGATCCGTGACTGCGAGATCAGGTCGTCGATTATCGATCGGGAGACGACTCTCACCGAACTGAACCTGCAAGATGCACTCATCGGGGCCCATACGCGCATCTGCAATGGAGAGGGACCCGCAGATCCGAGATCTGACTAG
- a CDS encoding PGF-pre-PGF domain-containing protein, with protein sequence MKKQHVTIAVLIGMLVVGSTGGVTGQSHSPAVSSSAQVRSPPADSYVVEQGSFCQPIEPLSSDGTIESFYEYRSHETHPDDVERRYSSYGTTQLQRDDTSTLFLYQGPDGLSLGMVHDRLGGESDGALVTLEFVGLPHESEWAVKDDNYTGETRMDEFDRGDGWASASWAYRDGRTDGGALRGGLDSEFAVTVHPRFNENSAFAGADLPVSGIPETGGIEEWDVLSGSAENPDRTSLPSLDEPVTIRTGTCEGPSVTHDRTSDGITATVTNAAPDDPVGVQPTAGTDDGVRFERLELTGIDGDASLTFESRFSELSETPPADVEPLSYLTVAEQSGTDNTSATVSFTVSKDRLEERGLEADEVALYEQHGDEWTAVETTVSDESDDTYHFEADVTSLSRLAVAPNPDAASAGSIGLIGIGVGLAAGAVLGLGWLMTTRARD encoded by the coding sequence ATGAAGAAACAGCACGTAACGATCGCCGTACTCATCGGGATGTTGGTCGTCGGCAGTACCGGCGGCGTTACCGGCCAGTCCCATTCACCGGCTGTCTCGTCGTCGGCACAGGTGCGTTCGCCACCAGCCGACTCGTACGTCGTCGAACAAGGTTCGTTCTGTCAACCGATCGAACCGCTGTCGTCCGACGGGACGATCGAATCGTTCTACGAGTATCGGAGCCACGAAACACACCCAGACGATGTCGAACGACGCTACAGTTCGTACGGGACGACACAGCTCCAGCGTGATGACACGAGCACCCTCTTCCTCTATCAGGGGCCAGACGGACTGAGCCTCGGGATGGTCCACGATCGGCTTGGCGGTGAGTCGGATGGAGCGCTCGTCACGCTCGAGTTCGTTGGCCTGCCACACGAGAGCGAGTGGGCCGTAAAAGACGATAACTACACAGGTGAAACGAGAATGGACGAGTTCGATCGCGGTGATGGGTGGGCGTCTGCATCCTGGGCGTATCGAGACGGTCGAACTGACGGTGGTGCGCTGCGAGGCGGCCTCGACAGTGAATTCGCCGTAACCGTCCACCCCCGATTCAACGAGAACTCGGCGTTTGCAGGGGCAGACCTGCCTGTTTCCGGAATACCAGAAACGGGCGGGATCGAAGAGTGGGACGTGCTCTCCGGCAGCGCCGAGAACCCGGATCGGACATCCCTTCCGTCGCTCGACGAGCCAGTCACGATCCGAACCGGCACCTGTGAGGGGCCGTCCGTGACGCACGACCGGACCAGCGACGGGATCACTGCAACCGTGACAAACGCCGCGCCGGACGACCCCGTCGGCGTGCAACCGACGGCAGGGACGGACGACGGCGTTCGCTTCGAACGGCTCGAGCTGACCGGTATCGACGGCGATGCGTCGCTCACGTTCGAAAGCCGCTTCTCGGAACTCTCCGAGACACCACCTGCCGACGTCGAGCCACTTTCGTATCTGACGGTCGCGGAGCAGTCAGGGACCGATAACACGTCGGCGACGGTCTCGTTTACCGTCTCGAAAGACCGTCTCGAGGAGCGCGGACTCGAGGCGGACGAGGTTGCACTCTACGAGCAACACGGTGACGAGTGGACTGCCGTCGAAACAACGGTCAGCGACGAGTCCGACGACACATATCACTTCGAAGCGGACGTGACATCGCTCTCGAGACTCGCCGTCGCACCGAACCCGGATGCGGCCAGCGCGGGTTCGATCGGCCTCATCGGGATCGGAGTGGGGCTCGCTGCCGGCGCCGTGCTGGGCCTTGGCTGGCTGATGACGACGCGCGCCCGTGACTGA
- a CDS encoding GNAT family N-acetyltransferase, which yields MDVNRIGLEAWREALPADGYEVFHDPDALAVLDDHTDAELQLYGAYKGQQAVGLLPVFVSERPIGRTVLSPPVSFSVPRLGPVIDPNSPKRRKQERINQQLAEAVIETVDIDTRTTLFRMSCPIGYTDPRPYEWQDLSLTPRFTYIIDLEDTTLENVLQRFSKSLRREMRKQDEIDLSIETEGIDAAMRIYEDVVAQYQEYDDPAPLSRSFLRDLLSSLDDDRWRVYVARTPDGDYKSGVITLYSPDLAYFWQGGVTASYDGISVNSHLHRAIIEDICTDPQLESVTGYDLVGANTERLCEYKAKFNSDLRQYYVVESAGLEMSLAKSAYQTLASIK from the coding sequence ATGGACGTCAATCGAATCGGACTCGAGGCCTGGCGAGAGGCGCTGCCGGCCGATGGGTACGAAGTGTTCCACGACCCGGACGCGCTCGCCGTCCTCGATGACCACACAGACGCGGAGTTACAGCTATATGGCGCGTACAAGGGTCAGCAGGCGGTCGGACTGCTCCCAGTGTTCGTCAGCGAGCGACCGATCGGTCGAACGGTTCTCTCTCCGCCAGTCTCGTTCAGCGTTCCCCGACTCGGGCCCGTCATCGATCCAAACAGTCCGAAACGCCGGAAGCAAGAGCGGATCAACCAGCAGTTGGCCGAGGCCGTGATCGAGACCGTCGACATCGACACGCGAACAACGCTGTTCCGAATGAGCTGTCCGATCGGGTATACAGATCCGCGGCCATACGAGTGGCAGGACCTATCGCTGACGCCTCGGTTCACATACATCATCGATCTCGAGGACACTACCCTCGAGAACGTTTTACAACGCTTTAGCAAGAGCCTGCGGCGGGAAATGCGCAAGCAAGATGAGATCGATCTCTCGATCGAGACGGAAGGGATCGACGCGGCCATGCGAATCTACGAGGACGTCGTCGCCCAGTACCAGGAGTACGACGATCCAGCCCCGTTGTCGCGGTCGTTCCTCCGGGATCTCCTCTCGTCACTCGATGACGACCGCTGGCGCGTTTACGTCGCGCGAACACCCGACGGAGACTACAAAAGCGGCGTCATCACTCTCTACTCCCCGGATCTCGCGTACTTCTGGCAGGGTGGCGTTACCGCCTCGTACGACGGGATCAGCGTCAACAGCCACCTCCACCGGGCAATAATCGAGGATATCTGTACCGATCCACAACTCGAGTCAGTGACCGGCTACGATCTCGTCGGTGCGAACACCGAGCGCCTCTGTGAATACAAGGCGAAGTTCAACAGCGATCTCCGCCAGTACTACGTCGTCGAGTCCGCGGGCCTCGAGATGTCGCTTGCGAAGTCAGCCTATCAGACACTCGCAAGCATCAAGTAA
- the wecB gene encoding non-hydrolyzing UDP-N-acetylglucosamine 2-epimerase, which yields MNVLSVVGARPQFVKAAAVSQQLRGAHDELLVHTGQHYDPELSEVFFEELALPKPAFHLGVGSGPHATQTAEMMIELEQIVDEESPDVVLVYGDTNSTLAAALVAAKSSTQLAHVEAGLRSYDWSMPEEVNRRLTDHCSDILFAPGQHAKETLAQEGISENVFVPGDVMYDTLLQIRDRLYGIETGLDVPDEYVLATVHRAKNTDDRDRLESIIDAFGQLHVPVVFPAHPRTVTALQEYGLWDRATESARVIDPVTYGQFITLVEDAVCVATDSGGVQKEAFYLDTPCVTLRETTEWIETVDAGWNTLVGAGTSEIVDAVRAAVDPPAKPDLYGNGNAAARIVDQLERSVR from the coding sequence ATGAACGTTCTGTCGGTCGTCGGTGCGAGGCCGCAGTTCGTCAAGGCAGCCGCCGTCTCACAGCAGCTTCGCGGCGCTCACGACGAACTCCTCGTTCACACTGGCCAACACTACGATCCAGAACTCTCCGAGGTGTTCTTCGAGGAACTCGCGTTACCCAAGCCGGCGTTCCACCTCGGCGTCGGGTCCGGTCCCCACGCCACCCAGACCGCCGAAATGATGATCGAGTTAGAGCAGATCGTCGACGAGGAGTCGCCCGACGTCGTCCTCGTCTACGGAGACACCAACTCGACGCTCGCAGCCGCGCTCGTTGCGGCAAAATCGTCGACCCAGCTCGCACACGTCGAAGCCGGCTTGCGCTCGTACGACTGGTCGATGCCCGAAGAGGTCAACCGCCGTCTGACAGATCACTGTTCAGATATCCTCTTCGCGCCGGGCCAGCACGCAAAGGAAACCCTCGCACAGGAGGGAATTTCGGAGAACGTGTTCGTCCCCGGTGATGTCATGTACGATACGCTGTTACAGATCCGAGACCGGCTTTACGGCATCGAGACCGGACTCGATGTCCCCGACGAATACGTGCTCGCAACCGTCCACCGGGCGAAGAACACAGACGATCGGGACAGGCTCGAGTCGATCATCGACGCCTTCGGCCAGTTACACGTCCCGGTCGTCTTCCCCGCTCACCCGCGTACAGTGACAGCACTACAGGAGTACGGACTCTGGGATCGAGCGACCGAGTCGGCTCGCGTTATCGATCCCGTCACCTACGGCCAGTTCATTACGCTCGTCGAGGACGCGGTCTGTGTGGCGACGGACTCCGGCGGCGTCCAGAAGGAGGCGTTCTACCTCGATACGCCGTGTGTCACCCTGCGGGAGACGACCGAATGGATCGAAACGGTCGACGCCGGCTGGAACACCCTCGTCGGCGCAGGGACGAGCGAAATCGTCGACGCCGTTCGCGCTGCCGTCGATCCGCCGGCCAAGCCGGATCTGTACGGCAACGGGAACGCAGCCGCTCGTATCGTCGACCAACTCGAACGGAGCGTTCGCTGA
- a CDS encoding polysaccharide deacetylase family protein: MSETTARRSHADSRVTETHPRSSALPASTAEFIDDLPRARGLLPDDATFALCLTHDVDRPYKGIRSFYYAARERPTYHLRTALSSANPYWQFEDIMALEDDLGVRSAFYFLNEQHLLADRPIGEWVSPTHWVQHLGRYDVTASELVDVIRDLADSGWEVGLHGSYHSADDLLRLHEEKTLLEDVLGGPITGGRQHYLNLTVPETWQYHRAIGLSYDATLGSSTECGFHAGYHPLRPFDDDFLVFPLTIMEQALPDPASDLEAARETCERLLQEAAANGAAMTVLWHPRYFNEREFPGYRGLYRWLIERAADLGAWIGPPRALCADDEGGRSKQVVQRRQPANSTSPTRD, translated from the coding sequence ATGAGTGAGACGACCGCCCGGCGATCGCACGCCGACTCGAGAGTCACGGAGACGCACCCTCGTTCGTCTGCACTGCCCGCTTCGACAGCTGAGTTCATCGACGATCTACCGCGAGCTCGTGGTTTGCTTCCGGACGATGCGACGTTCGCACTCTGTCTGACACACGACGTCGATCGACCGTACAAGGGGATTCGATCGTTCTACTACGCCGCTCGAGAACGCCCTACATATCATCTGCGAACCGCACTCTCGTCGGCCAATCCCTACTGGCAGTTCGAAGACATCATGGCCCTCGAGGACGACCTGGGTGTTCGCTCGGCGTTTTACTTCCTGAACGAACAACACCTGCTGGCCGACCGACCGATCGGCGAATGGGTCTCACCGACACACTGGGTCCAGCATCTTGGCCGCTACGACGTGACCGCATCCGAACTCGTCGACGTTATCCGCGACTTAGCCGACAGTGGGTGGGAAGTCGGCCTGCACGGTTCGTATCACTCCGCAGACGACCTACTGCGGCTCCACGAAGAAAAAACGCTGCTCGAGGACGTCCTCGGCGGCCCCATCACCGGCGGTCGACAGCATTACCTGAATCTCACCGTGCCGGAGACGTGGCAGTACCACCGCGCGATCGGCCTCTCGTACGACGCGACGCTTGGCTCGAGTACGGAATGTGGCTTCCACGCCGGCTACCACCCACTTCGTCCCTTCGACGACGACTTCCTCGTTTTCCCGCTGACGATCATGGAGCAAGCACTGCCGGATCCGGCGTCCGATCTCGAGGCTGCCCGCGAGACCTGCGAGCGGCTCCTGCAGGAAGCCGCAGCGAACGGCGCCGCTATGACGGTCCTCTGGCATCCGCGGTATTTCAACGAACGAGAGTTTCCCGGGTACCGGGGCTTGTATCGGTGGCTCATCGAGCGAGCGGCGGACCTCGGTGCGTGGATCGGACCACCTCGAGCGCTGTGCGCTGATGATGAAGGGGGCCGATCCAAGCAAGTCGTACAGAGGCGACAGCCAGCAAATTCCACTTCACCCACGAGAGACTAA
- a CDS encoding sulfatase, giving the protein MSNKPDVLFLVLDSLRKDRVSAYDHDRETTPTLSALSTYATRYENAFTPAPWTLPSHTSMFTGVFPSEHGVTNGFSDGMSRLPESRTTLAEHLSDAGYRTAGFSNNPWVGQLSGLDRGFDEFVEWDLEISRSETDGVHTTRDDLYSRLHPALGKAARQPVFLLKRRFFTDSLVSRAKRWLTQQAEPSAPTFTFLNLMEAHSPYFPPKRAFKSLDLEQPSTIEPRVLNTKLLAYVMGKSDLAPETQRRVMEYYDASARYQDEKVAELLGLLQREGLFDDMLVVVCSDHGKTLGDYPRTERPPHYVRDINLNVPLWIKRPGQRDGETVDDMFELPDLFTLVRDGGGRSGRYTRDVAMAEDFIPHAGRKTPADITRWRIVADPEYKYVRNDSSSEYLFDRATDKLVSDPAEAVLNQCRETLSDRVQAFNQEESTESRQRRINSDVQAQLKDLGYL; this is encoded by the coding sequence ATGTCGAACAAACCGGACGTATTGTTCCTGGTACTCGATTCGCTGCGCAAGGATCGCGTCTCTGCCTACGATCACGACCGCGAGACGACCCCTACTCTGTCGGCGCTGTCGACGTACGCGACGCGATACGAGAACGCGTTCACACCGGCCCCCTGGACGCTGCCCTCTCACACGTCGATGTTCACTGGCGTGTTCCCGTCCGAACACGGGGTGACGAATGGCTTTTCCGACGGCATGAGCCGGCTCCCCGAATCCCGGACGACGCTCGCCGAACACCTCTCGGATGCGGGCTACCGCACTGCCGGTTTCTCGAACAATCCGTGGGTCGGTCAGCTCTCCGGCCTCGATCGTGGCTTCGACGAGTTCGTCGAGTGGGACCTCGAGATATCGCGGTCGGAAACCGATGGCGTCCACACGACCCGCGACGACCTCTACTCCCGGCTGCATCCTGCTCTCGGCAAAGCAGCCCGCCAGCCGGTGTTCCTGTTGAAGCGGCGCTTTTTCACCGACAGTCTCGTCAGCCGGGCGAAACGCTGGCTAACCCAGCAGGCCGAGCCGTCGGCACCAACGTTTACCTTCCTGAACCTCATGGAGGCCCACAGTCCATACTTCCCGCCGAAACGGGCCTTCAAGTCGCTCGACCTCGAGCAGCCGTCGACCATCGAACCGCGCGTTCTCAACACGAAACTGCTCGCGTATGTGATGGGGAAATCCGATCTCGCACCAGAGACGCAACGGCGTGTCATGGAGTACTACGACGCGAGCGCGCGTTACCAGGACGAGAAGGTCGCGGAACTGCTCGGGCTGTTACAGCGCGAGGGGCTGTTCGACGACATGCTCGTCGTCGTCTGTTCCGATCACGGGAAGACGCTCGGTGACTATCCGCGGACAGAACGACCGCCCCATTACGTCCGCGATATCAACCTCAACGTGCCGCTGTGGATCAAACGGCCCGGCCAGCGCGACGGCGAGACCGTCGACGACATGTTCGAACTGCCCGATCTATTTACGCTTGTCCGTGACGGTGGCGGCCGGTCGGGACGATACACTCGTGACGTAGCGATGGCTGAGGACTTCATCCCACACGCCGGACGCAAGACGCCTGCCGACATCACTCGGTGGCGAATCGTTGCCGATCCCGAGTACAAGTACGTCCGAAACGACTCGAGTTCGGAGTATCTATTTGATCGGGCGACAGACAAGTTGGTATCCGATCCAGCTGAAGCCGTCCTCAATCAATGCCGTGAAACCCTCTCTGATCGAGTGCAAGCGTTCAATCAAGAGGAAAGCACGGAATCACGCCAACGAAGGATCAACTCTGACGTTCAAGCACAACTCAAGGATCTCGGCTATCTCTAA
- a CDS encoding WD40/YVTN/BNR-like repeat-containing protein: MRLHGCYDGTLYGTRYRTVFRESSTESGSFSAVGRLPVPDSATGATGLSYRLKTTKGWKSAVTRVVGRFPSANLWPITDTDLLATADNYVFVSRDGGETWTVSLTLPESSSPMGVLPTGVCIHDDTIYLGEYPLASSTTPRVLRSTDRGATWDPIAELDGVRHVHSIQVDPYTGDLWMTTGDADSECRIGRLSDGDFKTVGSGGQTWRAVELAFTPDAIIWGVDSIYLETNPILRLDRSNLDGGRSPDILYEASNSIYYATSVSIDSVQWVVVSTAMEAGTDSTGPADQAVHSDRAKVLASSAATGFTTWHELATYEKRSMLVDYWNPRNLAPTANAYVFLAADPDRGIVTNPYNTSRNDGELVSYPPEYVADLES; this comes from the coding sequence ATGCGACTACATGGATGCTACGACGGGACGCTGTACGGGACGCGGTATCGCACAGTCTTCCGAGAGTCGTCGACCGAGAGTGGGTCGTTCAGTGCGGTCGGGAGGCTTCCTGTACCCGACTCAGCCACGGGAGCGACTGGACTCTCATACCGTCTCAAGACGACGAAGGGCTGGAAATCGGCGGTCACTCGAGTTGTCGGTCGGTTCCCGTCGGCCAACCTCTGGCCGATAACCGACACGGACCTGCTCGCAACTGCTGACAATTATGTGTTCGTCTCGCGAGACGGTGGCGAAACGTGGACAGTGAGTCTCACGCTTCCCGAGTCCTCGAGCCCGATGGGGGTCCTGCCAACGGGTGTGTGTATTCACGACGACACGATCTATCTCGGAGAATATCCGCTTGCATCCTCGACGACACCGCGGGTACTTCGATCGACCGATCGGGGCGCGACGTGGGATCCTATCGCCGAACTCGACGGGGTCCGTCACGTCCATTCGATTCAGGTTGATCCTTATACCGGCGACCTCTGGATGACGACAGGCGACGCGGATTCGGAGTGTCGGATCGGACGACTCTCCGACGGTGACTTCAAGACCGTCGGTAGCGGTGGTCAAACGTGGCGAGCAGTCGAACTCGCGTTTACTCCCGACGCGATCATCTGGGGCGTGGATAGTATCTATCTGGAGACGAATCCTATCTTACGACTCGATCGGTCGAATCTTGACGGGGGCCGATCGCCGGACATCCTCTACGAGGCGTCGAACTCGATTTATTATGCGACGTCTGTTTCGATCGACTCAGTGCAGTGGGTCGTCGTTTCGACGGCGATGGAGGCCGGTACGGATAGCACTGGTCCCGCCGATCAGGCCGTCCATTCAGATCGAGCGAAGGTTCTCGCGTCGTCGGCAGCGACTGGTTTCACGACATGGCACGAACTCGCCACTTACGAGAAGCGATCGATGCTCGTTGACTACTGGAACCCACGGAATCTCGCACCGACCGCCAATGCCTACGTCTTTCTGGCGGCGGATCCAGATAGAGGTATTGTTACGAACCCTTACAACACGTCGCGAAACGACGGCGAACTCGTTTCGTACCCACCCGAGTACGTCGCCGATCTCGAGTCGTAA
- a CDS encoding antibiotic ABC transporter permease: MQFEEIPWLDVQRLSSTAPTSPTAQTSQSTARSGPDATVHPTDRYLSVLESTLEYARKRDYVGPDYGDGMSSALLQALPVENRWLNIAVQETVKRAPVDVRPLLRVEPRRNYKGGALFSMANLNYAKLRAEQDAASDPEFDPLAETKRLADWLVEEQCTGYSGFCGGHRHEIQHFHTKGVPNDPDIVSTAYAVKALLRAARLDEEYAEIARTATSFLVDELNYREVPEGAKIDYHLNHPDDSYTLNSAAIGAGMLVDLYEYFGDDTLRERATKILDHVAAQQTERGGWPYRIPTSASHLSMDSHHNGFIIESFQRYRDVVDVDRYTDTLSSALEFYRSELFELDGAPNFDEKNAYPRDIHASTQGMLVFTREEDLELADRIFRWVLANLQADEGRFYYRKYRHHTKRVTLMRWCQGWMAYALSEVLLAAQDEGPLDNT; this comes from the coding sequence ATGCAGTTCGAAGAGATTCCGTGGCTCGACGTCCAGCGGCTTTCGAGTACCGCTCCCACATCACCGACAGCACAGACCAGCCAGTCGACGGCGAGATCAGGCCCAGACGCGACCGTTCATCCGACTGACCGCTACCTGTCCGTGCTCGAGTCAACGCTCGAGTATGCTCGCAAGCGAGACTACGTTGGGCCGGATTACGGCGATGGAATGAGCAGCGCCCTCCTGCAAGCACTGCCAGTCGAAAACAGATGGCTCAACATTGCCGTCCAAGAAACCGTCAAACGAGCCCCCGTCGACGTTAGACCGCTGCTCCGCGTCGAACCCCGACGAAACTACAAAGGGGGTGCCCTCTTTTCGATGGCGAATCTAAACTATGCCAAACTGCGAGCCGAACAGGACGCAGCGAGTGACCCGGAATTCGATCCGCTTGCCGAAACGAAACGCCTCGCGGACTGGCTCGTCGAGGAACAGTGTACTGGATACAGTGGCTTCTGTGGGGGCCATCGTCACGAAATCCAGCACTTCCATACGAAAGGGGTACCGAACGATCCCGATATCGTGTCGACCGCATACGCGGTGAAAGCGCTGTTGCGTGCCGCCCGACTCGACGAGGAATACGCGGAGATCGCACGCACTGCCACCTCGTTTCTGGTCGATGAGCTAAACTACCGGGAAGTGCCCGAGGGTGCGAAGATCGATTATCACCTGAATCACCCAGACGACTCCTATACGCTCAATTCAGCTGCAATCGGTGCGGGAATGCTCGTCGACCTCTACGAGTACTTCGGCGACGACACACTCCGCGAGCGAGCGACGAAGATCCTCGACCACGTCGCTGCCCAGCAGACCGAACGGGGTGGGTGGCCCTATCGAATTCCGACTTCGGCGTCACACCTCTCGATGGATAGCCACCACAACGGATTCATCATCGAGTCATTCCAGCGCTACCGCGACGTCGTCGACGTGGATCGATACACCGACACGCTGTCGTCAGCCCTCGAGTTCTACCGGAGCGAACTGTTCGAACTGGACGGGGCACCCAACTTCGACGAAAAAAACGCTTATCCCCGCGATATCCACGCCAGCACGCAGGGGATGCTGGTGTTTACCAGAGAGGAGGATCTCGAGTTGGCCGATCGAATCTTCCGGTGGGTCCTCGCGAACCTGCAGGCAGATGAAGGACGCTTCTACTACCGGAAGTACCGCCACCACACGAAGCGGGTGACGCTGATGCGGTGGTGTCAGGGATGGATGGCCTACGCATTATCGGAGGTTTTGCTCGCGGCGCAGGACGAAGGGCCACTCGACAATACCTGA